A window of the Scleropages formosus chromosome 5, fSclFor1.1, whole genome shotgun sequence genome harbors these coding sequences:
- the fbln1 gene encoding fibulin-1 isoform X3 produces the protein MGAWVAALLSLCSLLHGRVAAQMSLEDCCTNGQGHGVDKQECASLPLISESTNCRIAQEQCCMAALEDTSCTQGINMAKDEGDCKSLLSGSSCETKTARMCCECCLLGRALQDQKLSCHLGLPVSHQCGQVSHACCLDGAPQNLNNTPPATDTEKKQDDESDEQCRAAGKCSQRCLGNGTCGCLKGYKLKPDGHSCEDINECLLGSYNCRAGERCINTVGSYRCQRVVSCGTGYELTESNICKDVDECETGTHNCGPELECQNTQGSFRCRPRVRCGSGFIQDALGSCIDINECLSQTAPCPSGQLCINTVGSYTCQRNTVNCGRGYHLNEDGTRCVDVDECQGPDAACGGHGCINQLGSYRCECRAGYAFNSISRSCDDINECRHYPGRLCAHKCENTVGSFQCSCTPGFKLASDGRNCDDVNECESSPCSQECANVYGSYQCYCRRGYQLSDVDGVVCEDIDECALPTGGHICSYRCHNTPGSFHCTCPELGYSLAPNGRNCQDIDECVTGTHSCSVTESCFNIQGGFRCLSFECPTNYRRSGEARCERLPCGQSSECLALPVRITHYYLTFPTNIPVPTTIFRMGPSNAVPGDDVQLAVVSGNEEGYFSAQRLSSGGAITIQRPITEPRDFLLFVEMKLRRYGTFSTFLAKISVFVTHDLSGVLVSPASF, from the exons GATTGCTCAGGAGCAATGTTGCATGGCAGCGCTGGAGGACACGTCCTGTACCCAGGGTATTAACATGGCCAAGGACGAAGGGGACTGCAAGTCACTGCTTTCTGGAAGCTCCTGTGAGACCAAGACTGCTAGG ATGTGCTGCGAGTGCTGTCTTCTTGGCCGAGCGCTCCAGGACCAGAAGCTGAGCTGTCACCTGGGTCTGCCTGTGAGCCACCAGTGTGGTCAGGTGTCCCATGCCTGCTGTTTGGACGGAGCCCCCCAAAATCTAAACAACACTCCACCAG CCACCGACACCGAGAAGAAGCAGGACGATGAATCGGACGAGCAGTGCAGAG CGGCCGGCAAATGCTCTCAGCGCTGTCTGGGAAACGGCACCTGTGGCTGCTTGAAGGGCTACAAATTAAAGCCGGACGGCCACAGCTGCGAAG ACATTAACGAATGCCTGCTCGGCTCCTACAACTGTCGTGCCGGCGAGCGCTGCATCAACACCGTCGGCTCGTACCGCTGCCAACGTGTGGTCAGCTGCGGCACCGGCTATGAGCTCACCGAGAGCAACATCTGTAAAG ATGTCGACGAGTGTGAGACGGGGACGCACAACTGTGGCCCGGAGCTCGAGTGCCAAAACACGCAGGGCTCCTTCCGCTGCCGGCCGCGCGTGCGGTGTGGGTCGGGCTTCATCCAGGATGCTCTCGGCAGCTGTATCG ATATCAATGAGTGCCTGAGTCAGACAGcaccctgcccctctggccagCTGTGTATCAACACCGTGGGGTCCTACACCTGTCAGAGGAACACCGTCAACTGCGGGAGGGGCTACCACCTCAACGAGGATGGCACTCGCTGCGTGG ATGTGGATGAGTGTCAGGGGCCCGACGCGGCCTGCGGGGGCCACGGCTGTATCAACCAGCTGGGGTCCTACCGCTGCGAGTGTCGCGCAGGCTACGCTTTCAACAGCATCTCCCGCTCCTGCGACG ATATCAACGAGTGCCGGCACTATCCAGGACGTCTCTGCGCACACAAGTGTGAGAACACTGTGGGCTCCTTCCAGTGCAGCTGCACGCCAGGCTTCAAACTGGCCAGTGATGGACGGAACTGCGACG ATGTAAATGAATGTGAGAGCAGCCCCTGCAGCCAGGAATGTGCCAATGTGTACGGTTCCTACCAGTGCTACTGTCGCCGCGGTTACCAGCTCAGCGATGTGGACGGGGTTGTCTGTGAAG ACATAGATGAGTGTGCCCTTCCCACTGGAGGACACATCTGCTCCTATCGCTGCCACAACACCCCTGGTAGCTTCCACTGCACCTGCCCTGAGTTAGGATACAGTCTGGCACCCAATGGGAGGAACTGCCAAG ACATCGATGAGTGCGTTACTGGAACACACAGCTGTTCAGTGACAGAGAGCTGCTTCAACATACAGGGGGGCTTTCGCTGCCTGTCCTTTGAATGCCCAACGAACTATCGTCGTTCTGGGGAAGC TCGTTGCGAACGCTTGCCTTGCGGTCAGAGTAGCGAGTGCCTGGCCTTGCCTGTGAGAATAACCCACTACTACCTCACTTTTCCCACCAATATCCctgtgcccaccaccatctTCCGCATGGGCCCGTCCAACGCAGTGCCCGGCGATGACGTTCAGCTTGCCGTGGTCAGCGGCAACGAGGAGGGCTATTTCAGTGCCCAGCGGCTGAGCTCCGGGGGCGCGATCACCATCCAGCGGCCCATCACGGAGCCCAGGGACTTCCTACTGTTCGTGGAAATGAAGCTGAGGCGCTACGGGACCTTCAGCACCTTCCTGGCCAAGATCTCTGTCTTCGTCACACATGACCTCTCCGGTGTCCTCGTCAGCCCGGCCTCCTTTTAG